The following nucleotide sequence is from Vibrio fluvialis.
ACAATGGCGACTTCCTGCGCATCCTTGCTCAATAGTCAGAGCACAGTAACGAATTGAAGGATAAGACAATGACTCAGTGGATTGCCGGTCAATGGGTGGCTGGTCAGGGTGAACACTTCACCTCTTTGAGCCCATACAACAACGAAATCGTCTGGCAGGGCGACAGTGCCACGCCAGCTCAGGTTGAAGATGCCGTAAAAGCCGCGCGCTCTGCGTTTGTTGAGTGGAAGAAACTGCCATTCGCGGAACGCGAAAAAGTAGTGCTGGCGTTTGCTGAAAAGGTCAAAGCCAACGCTGAAGCGATCGCTGAAGTGATTGCTAAAGAAACTGGTAAACCGATTTGGGAAACCCGCACGGAAGCCGCTGCGATGGCTGGCAAGATTGCGATCTCGATTCGTGCTTACCACGACCGTACCGGTGAAACCGTGCGTGAAGCGGCGGGCAACCAAATCGTGTTGCGTCATCGTCCGCTGGGCGTGATGGCGGTCTTTGGGCCGTACAACTTCCCGGGCCATCTGCCAAACGGCCACATCGTGCCAGCGCTGCTGGCGGGTAACACCGTGGTATTCAAACCGTCTGAACAAACACCTTGGACGGGTGAAGTCGCGATGAAACTGTGGGAAGAAGCGGGTCTGCCTAAGGGTGTTCTGAACCTGGTACAAGGCGGTAAAGAGACCGGGATTGCGCTGGCGCAGTCGAAAGGTATCGATGGTCTGCTGTTTACCGGCAGTGCTAACACGGGTCATCTGCTGCACCGTCAGTTTGCGGGTCAGCCAGGTAAAATGCTGGCGCTGGAAATGGGCGGCAACAACCCGATGGTGATCTCTGATCACTACGGCGACCTGGATTCCACCGTTTATACCATCATTCAATCGGCCTTCATCAGTGCCGGTCAGCGTTGTACCTGTGCTCGTCGTTTGTACGTACCACACGGTGATAAGGGCGATGCGCTGATCACGCGTCTGGTTGAAGCGACTCAGAAACTGCGCATCGACCAGCCATTTGCTGAACCCGCACCGTTTATGGGGCCACAAATCTCCAAAGCGGCCGCGGACTTTATTCTCAAAGCGCAGGCAAACCTGCAATCTTTAGGCGGCGAAATTCTGGTTGAAGCGCGCGGTCTGGAAGCGGCGTTTGTGACTCCGGGTATCATCGATGTGACCCCGATTGCCGAGCTGCCGGACGAAGAGTACTTCGGCCCGCTGCTGCAAGTGGTGCGTTACGAAACGTTGGCTCAGGCGGTTGAACTGGCCAATGACACCCAGTTTGGCCTGTCGGCTGGCCTGGTCACCACCGATGACAGCGAATGGGAATACTTTGTTGACCACATTCGCGCCGGCATTGTGAACCGCAACCGTCAGCTGACGGGCGCGAGTGGCGATGCGCCATTCGGTGGTCCGGGTGCGTCGGGTAACCTACGTCCAAGTGCGTTCTACGCGGCGGACTACTGTGCCTACCCGATGGCGTCGATGGAAGGTTCGGCAACCGAACTGCCAGCCACGTTGAGTCCGGGTATCGAACTGTAATTTACGATTTAGCTAACGTCACAGGCTGAAGGCTACCCGGTCCTTCTCGGGCTTCGGACCGGGTAGCCACTTTTTACTATTACAACAATAAATATTCATATTAGCCCCAAGTAGTGAGTGGTCACTTGGGCAACAGAATCCAATAACCCAGGTTGCTTGCAGAGCAGCGCAGACAAGGAGGCGTTATGACGCCAGCAGTTCTCTTTGAATCCCTATGGAATGACTATATTCGACGTCTTTGCCCGTCGGCCGACAAAGTACACCAGTTGCTTCAGGAAGACGAAGCGCTGATCAACGATCACATCGCCCTGCGTACGTTTAACGTGGCACCGCTGGGGATTGATACGTTGGCGAAACCGTTTCTGGCGCTGGGCTACAAGCCGTGCGGTGATTACGTGTTTGAAAGCAAAAAACTGGT
It contains:
- the astD gene encoding succinylglutamate-semialdehyde dehydrogenase, which translates into the protein MTQWIAGQWVAGQGEHFTSLSPYNNEIVWQGDSATPAQVEDAVKAARSAFVEWKKLPFAEREKVVLAFAEKVKANAEAIAEVIAKETGKPIWETRTEAAAMAGKIAISIRAYHDRTGETVREAAGNQIVLRHRPLGVMAVFGPYNFPGHLPNGHIVPALLAGNTVVFKPSEQTPWTGEVAMKLWEEAGLPKGVLNLVQGGKETGIALAQSKGIDGLLFTGSANTGHLLHRQFAGQPGKMLALEMGGNNPMVISDHYGDLDSTVYTIIQSAFISAGQRCTCARRLYVPHGDKGDALITRLVEATQKLRIDQPFAEPAPFMGPQISKAAADFILKAQANLQSLGGEILVEARGLEAAFVTPGIIDVTPIAELPDEEYFGPLLQVVRYETLAQAVELANDTQFGLSAGLVTTDDSEWEYFVDHIRAGIVNRNRQLTGASGDAPFGGPGASGNLRPSAFYAADYCAYPMASMEGSATELPATLSPGIEL